One Sphingomonas endolithica genomic window, GGCATTCTCGACGGCGATTACGCGCTGATCCGGCGTCAGGAAGTCGCGCGTGACGGCGAGATCGTCGTGGCACTGATCGAAGAGGCAGAGGCCACGCTCAAATATTTCCGCCGCGAAGGGGCGATGGTGCGGCTCGATCCCGCCAACCGCGCCTACGATCCACAGCGCTACGCCCCGCAGCAGGTGCGCGTACAGGGTAAGCTCGCCGGTCTGCTTCGCCGCTACGACTGATCGCCGCCGGGCGCCGCCGCCAGGGATGGCGGTCGCCCGGCCGGTAAACCGTCTCGACATGGCCGGTGGACAGCGTGATTGCGACGCCGCCGGTCTTGGCGAGCATGGACCGATCGAGCCGTAGCCAGCGCGGCGCGCAGCCTCGCGGCAAGCGCCGCTCGCTGACCACGATATCGGCCTCGCGGCACGCGGCGATCAACTCACCCGCCGGTACCAAATAGGCGCTGCGCGTCGCCAGGATCCGCCATGTCCGTCCGCCCGCGACGCGGTCGGTCAGGCACAAATCCCGGTTGCACCGCGCCTCGGGCTGTTCGGCCAGCAGCAGCGGCGTGCCGTCTACGCCGCCATTCTCCGCCAGCATGTCGGCGGTATAATCCCCCACCCGGTCGCGCAGCATGGCCAGCCTGCCCGCGGCGGTGCGCACCGCGACATGCCGCCCGTCGCCGGTCACCAGCAGGTCCGGCGCCGGTGTCAGCAAGGCCCAGCCAAGGCCGAGCAGCAACGGCGCGAGACCCAGCCGCCGCCAGCGCGTGCGCCACAGCGCCACCCACAACCCACCCATGACCATCAGGCCGTAAGCACCCACTGGCATCGCCGGCAGCGCCGCCACCGATCCCGGCAGCGCGGCCGTGGTCCGCGCCAGCCACAACAGCGATCGCAGCGACGCATTAGTCAACCACCACGCTGGCGCGCCGAGCCCCGCAGTGTCCAGCAGCAGCGCAAGGGCCTCCAGCGGCATGATCACGAAGGTGGTCAGCGGAATGGCGACGATGTTGGCCAGCGCGCCGTACAGCCCAGCCTTGTGGAAATGGAACAAGGCGATCGGCATCAGGGCCAGCTCGACGGCCAGCCCGGTCAGCACCAGCGACCCGATCCCACGCCCGAACGCCTGCAGCCGCCCCTCGCCCCGCGGCGCGAACCACGCCGTCACGCGGGGATGCTCGTGCAGCGCGACGATCGCGGTGATGGCGGCGAAGGACAGCTGGAAGCTTGGGCCCGCCACCGCCTCCGGCCAGAGCAGCATCACGACCAGGGCGCCGGCCGCGACCAGCCGCAACGTCATCGCCTCGCGCCCCATCGCCAGGGCGACGAGCACCAGCAGCGCCGCGACGCACGATCGGATCGTCGGCACCTGGCTGCCGGTCAGCAAGGTATAGCCGATCGCCGCCCCGGCACCCGCCGCCGCGGCGATCAGCGGCAGCCGGAAACGCAACGCCAGCCATGGGCTGAGCGCCAGCAGCCGCAGCACGACGAGCATCGTCGCCGCGACCACCGCGGTGATGTGCAGTCCGCTGACCGACAGCAGATGCGCCAGCCCCGAGCGCCGCATCGCCAGGGCATCTTCCTCGCTGATCGCCCCCTGGTCGCCGGTCGCGAGCGCACTCGCAATCCCTCCGGGACTGCCGTCGACGCGGCTTTCGATATGCTGCGACAATCGCGCCCGCAGGTCCGATCCCACCGCTTCGCCCGGCGTGACCACCACGACCGGCGCGAAGCCACGCCCGGTCCCGCCGATCCGGTCGAACCAGGCGGTGCGCGCATAGTCGTACGCCCCCGGCACCGCGGGCTCGGGCGGCGGCATCAGCCGCGCCCGCAGCCCGATGATGCTGCCGCGGGTCAGTCCTGCAGGCACATCCTTCTCCGCGAGATTGACGCGGATGAAGCCCGGCAGCGTGGTGAGCCGCCCCTGCCGATCGGTCACGGGTTCCATGATCCTGGTCGGCGCCAGCCGCAACCGCACCAGATCGCGCGCGGCGAGCGGTTCCAAGCTCTCGACCCGCGCTTCGAACGCGACGATCATCGGCCGCGTCAGCACCACGCCCGCCACCCCCTCCGCGCGCCACCATATCAGCGCCAGCCCTGCCATGACGCAAAGCGCACCGACGAACACGATCCGTGCCGCTCGCCCCCCGTGCGCCACCGCCATCCCGCCCAGCGCCGCCGCACCGCACAGCGACAGCACCATCATCCAGGTCCGCGGATCGGGCAGCAGGAACCAGGCGGCGATACCCGCGCCGAATGCCACCGGCAGCCACAGCACGATCTGGTCGCGCTCCGCCTCCAGCCAGCGCTCGATGCCCGCGTGCGCCTGCGAAAGCGCCGACCAAGCGGTTTGAAGCCGCCATGGTCGCGTGCTAGGGGCGTCGGCGGCAGAGCTGGCCATAGTCCTCAAGTCTGAAAGGATGCGCGGTTGAGCGCAATAGCCGAACCGGGAGCGATCGCTTCCGGCACCCCCCAGGCGACGAAAGTCGTCACGCGTTTCGCACCATCGCCGACAGGCTTCCTGCATATCGGCGGGGCGCGCACCGCCTTGTTCAACTGGCTGTTCGCGCGCCATCATGGCGGCGACTTCCTGCTGCGCATCGAGGATACCGATCGCGCGCGCTCGACCCAACCGGCGATCGACGCAATCCTCGATTCAATGACGTGGCTGGGCCTCGATTGGGACGGCGACACCGTCTACCAATTCGCCCGTGCCGCGCGCCATGCCGAGGTCGCCAATGAGCTGCTCGCCAGCGGGCACGCCTATAAATGCTATGCGACCGCCGAAGAGCTGACGGCGCTCCGCGAGAGCCAGAAGGCCGCCAAGCAGCCGATGCGCTATGACGGCCGCTGGCGCGACCGACCGGCGAGCGAAGCCCCCGAGGGCGCGCCTTATGTCGTCCGCATCAAGGCCCCCAAGGATGGCGCGACCACGATCGAGGACCGGGTCCAGGGGCCGGTCACCGTGCAGAATGCCGAGCTCGACGATTTCGTCCTGCTGCGTTCGGACGGCACGCCGACCTACATGCTCGCGGTCGTCGTCGACGATCACGACATGGGCGTCACGCACGTCATCCGCGGCGACGATCATCTCAACAACGCCTTCCGCCAGCTGACCGTGATCCGCGGCATGGGCTGGCCCGAGCCGATCTATGCCCATATCCCGCTGATCCACGGCACCGATGGCGCGAAGCTCTCCAAGCGGCACGGCGCGATCGGGGTCGATTCCTACCGCGACGAGCTCGGCATCCTGCCCGAGGCGCTGGGCAATTACCTGCTCCGCCTGGGCTGGGGCCATGGCGACGACGAAGTGATCAGCCGCGAACAGGCGATCGAGTGGTTCGAACTTGCCGGCGTCGGCAAATCGCCGTCCCGCTTCGACCTGAAGAAGCTGGAGAACCTGAACGGCCACTATATCCGCAGCGCCGATGACGCACGCCTCGCAGGGCTGGTCGCCGAGCGACTCGAATTTGCGGTATCGCCCGAGCAGCTCGACCTGCTGCGGCGCGCCATGCCGGCGCTGAAGCCGCGCGCCGCCAACCTGAACGAGCTTGCCGGCAACACTGCGTTTCTGTTCCGCACCCGTCCTCTCCTGCTGGACAACGACGCAGCAGCACTACTCACCGCGGAATCGCGGGCGCTGCTCGCATCGGCGCACAGCAAGCTTGACGCGCTTGGCCGCTGGGATACGGAGAGCCTCGAAGACGCGGTTCGGCAGACGGCCGAGGAATCGGGTACGAAGCTCGGCCAAATTGCCCAGCCTCTGCGCGCGGCCTTGACCGGCAAGAAGACCTCCCCCGGCATCTTCGAGGTACTCGAACTCCTCGGTCGCGAGGAAAGCCTCGGCCGGATCGCCGATCAGATGACCGCCTGACCAGGCGATAGATAGAAGGACCTATGATGAGCGACCCCGCAAAGCTGGCCGTCGACGGCAAGGATCTGGATCTCACCGTCATGTCGGGCAGCGTCGGCCCCGACGTGATCGATATCCGCAAACTCTATGCCCAGACGGGCAAGTTCACCTACGATCCCGGCTTCACCTCGACCGCCTCGTGCGACAGCGCGATCACCTATATCGATGGTGACGAAGGCGTGCTGCTGCACCGCGGCTATCCGATCGGCCAGCTGGCGGAGCAATCGAGCTTCATGGAGGTCAGCTACCTGCTGCTCAACGGCGAGCTGCCGTCGCAGGAAGAGCTCGACCAGTTCAGCCACACGATCAGCCGCCACACCATGCTGCACGAACAGCTCGCAACCTTCTATCGCGGCTTCCGGCGCGATGCGCACCCGATGGCGATCATGTGCGGCGTCGTTGGCGCGCTCAGCGCCTTCTATCACGATTCGAGCGACATCACCGATCCCTACCAGCGCATGATCGCCAGCCATCGCCTGATCGCCAAGATGCCGACGATCGCGGCGGCCGCCTATAAATATTCGGTCGGGCAGCCGTTCATGTATCCGGACAATTCGCTGTCCTACACCGGCAACTTCCTGCGCATGACGTTCGGCGTTCCGGCCGAGCCTTACGTCGTCAACCCGATCGTCGAGCGCGCGATGGACCGTATCTTCATCCTCCACGCCGATCACGAGCAGAACGCCTCGACCTCGACCGTCCGGCTTGCCGGGTCGTCGGGCGCCAATCCGTTCGCGTGCATCGCCGCCGGCATCGCCTGCCTGTGGGGCCCGGCGCATGGCGGCGCCAACGAAGCGGCGCTCAACATGCTGCGCGAGATCGGCACGGTCGATCGCATTCCGGAATATATCGCCCGCGCAAAGGACAAGAACGATCCGTTCCGCCTGATGGGCTTCGGCCACCGCGTGTACAAGAATTACGATCCGCGCGCGACCGTGATGCAGCAGACGGTGCGCGAAGTGCTGGGCGAACTCGGCGTCACCGATCCGGTGTTCGACGTCGCGCTGAAGCTCGAGGAGATGGCGCTGAGCGATCCGTACTTCATCGAGAAGAAGCTGTTCCCGAACGTCGACTTCTACTCGGGCGTCATCCTGTCGGCGATCGGTTTCCCGACGACGATGTTCACCGCCCTGTTTGCGCTCGCCCGCACCGTCGGCTGGGTCGCACAGTGGAACGAGATGATCGCCGATCCGGAGCAGAAGATCGGTCGCCCACGCCAGCTGTATACCGGCCCCACCCAGCGCGAT contains:
- the gltX gene encoding glutamate--tRNA ligase, which gives rise to MSAIAEPGAIASGTPQATKVVTRFAPSPTGFLHIGGARTALFNWLFARHHGGDFLLRIEDTDRARSTQPAIDAILDSMTWLGLDWDGDTVYQFARAARHAEVANELLASGHAYKCYATAEELTALRESQKAAKQPMRYDGRWRDRPASEAPEGAPYVVRIKAPKDGATTIEDRVQGPVTVQNAELDDFVLLRSDGTPTYMLAVVVDDHDMGVTHVIRGDDHLNNAFRQLTVIRGMGWPEPIYAHIPLIHGTDGAKLSKRHGAIGVDSYRDELGILPEALGNYLLRLGWGHGDDEVISREQAIEWFELAGVGKSPSRFDLKKLENLNGHYIRSADDARLAGLVAERLEFAVSPEQLDLLRRAMPALKPRAANLNELAGNTAFLFRTRPLLLDNDAAALLTAESRALLASAHSKLDALGRWDTESLEDAVRQTAEESGTKLGQIAQPLRAALTGKKTSPGIFEVLELLGREESLGRIADQMTA
- a CDS encoding citrate synthase, with product MSDPAKLAVDGKDLDLTVMSGSVGPDVIDIRKLYAQTGKFTYDPGFTSTASCDSAITYIDGDEGVLLHRGYPIGQLAEQSSFMEVSYLLLNGELPSQEELDQFSHTISRHTMLHEQLATFYRGFRRDAHPMAIMCGVVGALSAFYHDSSDITDPYQRMIASHRLIAKMPTIAAAAYKYSVGQPFMYPDNSLSYTGNFLRMTFGVPAEPYVVNPIVERAMDRIFILHADHEQNASTSTVRLAGSSGANPFACIAAGIACLWGPAHGGANEAALNMLREIGTVDRIPEYIARAKDKNDPFRLMGFGHRVYKNYDPRATVMQQTVREVLGELGVTDPVFDVALKLEEMALSDPYFIEKKLFPNVDFYSGVILSAIGFPTTMFTALFALARTVGWVAQWNEMIADPEQKIGRPRQLYTGPTQRDYAPVGQR